The following are encoded in a window of Mycolicibacterium tusciae JS617 genomic DNA:
- a CDS encoding rubredoxin: MSDYKLFICVQCGFEYDEAKGWPEDGIAPGTRWDDIPDDWSCPDCGAAKADFEMVEVARS, translated from the coding sequence ATGAGCGACTACAAACTGTTCATCTGCGTGCAGTGTGGTTTCGAGTACGACGAGGCCAAGGGCTGGCCGGAGGACGGCATCGCCCCGGGGACGCGCTGGGACGACATTCCCGACGACTGGAGCTGCCCGGACTGCGGTGCGGCCAAGGCGGACTTCGAAATGGTGGAGGTCGCTCGTTCGTGA
- a CDS encoding TetR/AcrR family transcriptional regulator encodes MSRPRSAQRIPYAEASRVLLRDSILDGMREELLTRDWSAITLSHVAKAAGISRQTIYNEFGSRLGLAQAYALRLADRLVDQIDDAIVSNEGDVHAAFVQGFRDFFTESAADPLVISLLTGDVKPDLLQLITTDSGPIITHCSQRLTSTFIDSWVKCGEEDAGVLARAIVRLAMSYVSMPPEAGSGTSPARGHDVAHDLARLMTPFAERYGVLDTS; translated from the coding sequence ATGAGCCGCCCACGAAGCGCGCAGCGCATCCCGTACGCGGAGGCGTCGAGGGTGCTGCTGCGCGATTCGATTCTGGATGGCATGCGAGAGGAACTCCTCACCCGAGACTGGTCGGCCATAACGCTGTCGCACGTCGCCAAGGCTGCGGGCATCAGCCGTCAAACCATCTACAACGAATTCGGCTCGCGGCTCGGTCTGGCCCAGGCCTACGCGCTGCGCCTGGCCGACCGTCTCGTCGACCAGATCGACGACGCGATCGTGAGCAACGAGGGCGACGTCCACGCGGCCTTCGTCCAGGGTTTCCGCGACTTCTTCACCGAGTCGGCCGCCGACCCTCTGGTGATCTCGCTGCTGACCGGTGATGTCAAACCCGACCTGTTGCAGCTGATCACCACCGACAGCGGGCCGATCATCACGCACTGCTCGCAGCGGCTGACCTCGACATTCATTGATAGCTGGGTGAAATGCGGCGAAGAGGACGCCGGAGTGCTGGCGAGGGCGATCGTTCGCCTCGCCATGAGCTATGTGTCGATGCCGCCCGAGGCGGGCTCCGGCACATCGCCCGCTCGCGGGCACGATGTCGCCCATGACCTGGCCCGTTTGATGACGCCGTTCGCCGAGCGCTACGGTGTCCTAGATACCTCTTAG
- a CDS encoding rubredoxin has product MSVYRCPGCDYTYDETKGAPREGFPAGTAWNDIPEDWCCPDCAVREKVDFEEIGVNQ; this is encoded by the coding sequence ATGAGCGTCTACCGCTGCCCCGGCTGCGACTACACCTACGACGAGACGAAAGGTGCACCGCGAGAGGGATTTCCCGCGGGCACCGCATGGAACGACATCCCCGAGGACTGGTGCTGCCCGGACTGCGCCGTACGCGAAAAGGTCGACTTCGAAGAGATAGGAGTGAATCAATGA
- a CDS encoding alkane 1-monooxygenase: MSELEIEQWRDKKRYLWLMGLIAPTALFVMMPLVWAFNQWGWHAVAQVPFWIGPILLYILLPALDLRFGPDGQNAPDEAMERLENDKYYRYCTYIYIPFQYASVIFGAYLFTASNLSWLGFDGGLGWPAKIGLALSVGMLGGVGINTAHEMGHKKDELERWLAKVTLAQTLYGHFYIEHNRGHHVRVATPEDPASARFGETFWEFLPRSVWGSAKSSWELEAKRLERAGKSKWHWSNDVLNAWAMSVVFYGVLIAVFGVALIPYILISAVFGFTLLETVNYLEHYGLLRQKTESGRYERCAPVHSWNSDHIVTNLFLYHLQRHSDHHANPTRRYQTLRSMEGAPNLPSGYASMIGLTYFPPLWRKVMDHRVLDHYDGDITRVNIHPRVRDKVLAKYGAQAAA, from the coding sequence ATGTCAGAGCTCGAGATCGAACAGTGGCGCGATAAGAAGCGCTACCTGTGGCTGATGGGGCTGATCGCACCGACGGCGCTGTTCGTGATGATGCCGCTGGTGTGGGCCTTCAATCAGTGGGGCTGGCATGCGGTGGCCCAGGTGCCGTTCTGGATCGGCCCGATCCTGCTGTACATCCTGCTGCCTGCTCTGGACCTGCGATTCGGGCCCGACGGGCAAAATGCGCCCGACGAGGCGATGGAGCGGCTCGAAAACGACAAGTACTACCGCTACTGCACCTACATCTACATTCCGTTCCAGTACGCGAGCGTGATCTTTGGCGCCTACTTGTTCACGGCGTCGAACCTGAGCTGGCTCGGGTTCGACGGTGGGCTGGGGTGGCCGGCCAAGATCGGTCTCGCGCTGTCGGTCGGCATGCTCGGAGGGGTTGGCATCAACACCGCGCACGAGATGGGTCATAAGAAGGATGAACTGGAACGGTGGCTGGCCAAGGTCACACTGGCTCAGACGCTCTACGGCCACTTCTACATCGAGCACAACCGGGGACATCACGTCCGCGTCGCAACCCCGGAGGATCCCGCGTCGGCCCGTTTCGGCGAGACGTTCTGGGAGTTTCTGCCGCGCAGCGTGTGGGGGAGCGCGAAGTCGTCGTGGGAACTGGAGGCCAAGCGGCTCGAGCGGGCCGGCAAGAGCAAGTGGCACTGGTCCAACGACGTGCTGAACGCCTGGGCGATGTCGGTCGTGTTCTACGGCGTGCTGATCGCGGTGTTCGGGGTGGCGCTGATCCCGTACATCCTCATTTCAGCGGTGTTCGGGTTCACGCTTCTGGAGACTGTGAATTACCTCGAGCACTACGGGCTGCTGCGGCAGAAAACCGAAAGCGGTCGGTATGAGCGGTGCGCACCGGTGCACAGCTGGAACTCAGATCACATCGTGACCAACCTGTTCCTGTATCACTTGCAGCGGCACAGCGATCACCACGCCAACCCGACGCGGCGCTACCAGACGCTACGCAGCATGGAGGGTGCGCCGAATCTGCCCAGTGGCTACGCGTCGATGATCGGCCTGACGTACTTCCCGCCGCTGTGGCGCAAGGTGATGGACCACCGGGTGCTCGATCACTACGACGGCGACATCACCCGGGTCAACATCCACCCGCGCGTCCGCGACAAGGTGTTGGCCAAGTACGGAGCGCAGGCGGCGGCATGA
- a CDS encoding lipase family protein: protein MRRGVGGIVVVVLIALAGCLVPQAHADDPTIDDHHPYFNEDEYQAFYTPPDPLPPGQPGDLIRTEPSRLVLEPSGELGMIMADGTRIMYRSNDARGNPNVVTGTYFEPHAPWPFGGPRPLIVYGPGTQGQGDQCAPSRQFNQGIHWSPYLDLAFNYEELFVATMVARGFAIVMTDYEGLGTPGLHTYANRVSQGHAMLDAARAAKNLPNTSLTPDGPLAFWGYSQGGGAAASAAEMADLYAPELDIVGSYAGAPPADLKALFPFIDGSLLMGAVGYALNGVITAYPEHEAAIRATLTPRGADMLFKVQDQCVAETLTKFMFRHLQPYFNEDIFALVEKEPYKSMFDEQKLGRTKPNAPVLINANRFDPLVPWAPAMQLGRDWCAQGADVEARTNEQPPFLNKAMVNHGLPMLVDGEPAMQWIADRFNGLPTAPNCGRF from the coding sequence GTGCGCCGGGGCGTCGGGGGAATCGTCGTTGTCGTTCTCATTGCTCTCGCAGGGTGTCTTGTCCCGCAGGCTCACGCCGACGATCCGACGATCGACGACCATCACCCGTACTTCAACGAGGATGAGTACCAAGCCTTCTATACGCCGCCGGATCCACTACCGCCGGGGCAGCCGGGCGATCTGATCCGCACCGAACCGTCGCGATTGGTGCTCGAACCGTCGGGCGAGTTGGGCATGATCATGGCCGACGGCACGCGAATCATGTACCGCAGCAACGATGCTCGGGGCAACCCGAATGTCGTCACGGGCACCTACTTCGAGCCGCATGCACCGTGGCCGTTCGGCGGGCCGCGGCCGCTGATCGTCTACGGTCCAGGCACCCAGGGTCAAGGCGACCAGTGCGCGCCGTCGCGACAGTTCAATCAGGGCATCCACTGGTCGCCGTATCTCGACCTCGCGTTCAACTACGAGGAGTTGTTCGTCGCGACGATGGTCGCGCGCGGCTTCGCGATTGTCATGACCGACTACGAGGGCCTCGGCACGCCGGGACTGCACACCTACGCGAACCGGGTGTCACAGGGCCACGCGATGCTTGATGCGGCCCGCGCCGCCAAGAACCTGCCGAACACCTCGCTGACCCCGGACGGCCCGCTGGCGTTCTGGGGGTACTCGCAGGGCGGGGGCGCGGCGGCATCCGCGGCGGAGATGGCCGATTTGTACGCGCCAGAACTCGACATAGTCGGCAGCTACGCCGGCGCGCCGCCGGCCGACTTGAAGGCGCTGTTCCCCTTCATTGACGGCAGCCTGCTGATGGGAGCCGTGGGTTATGCGCTGAATGGGGTGATCACGGCCTACCCCGAACATGAGGCGGCAATTCGGGCGACGCTGACCCCGCGCGGCGCCGACATGCTCTTCAAGGTGCAGGACCAGTGTGTGGCCGAGACGCTCACAAAATTCATGTTCCGCCACCTGCAGCCCTACTTCAACGAGGACATTTTCGCGCTCGTCGAAAAGGAGCCGTACAAGTCGATGTTCGACGAGCAGAAGCTGGGACGCACGAAACCCAATGCACCGGTGCTGATCAACGCCAACCGGTTCGACCCGCTGGTTCCATGGGCGCCGGCGATGCAGCTCGGGCGCGACTGGTGCGCCCAGGGTGCGGACGTGGAGGCGCGCACCAACGAGCAACCTCCGTTCCTGAACAAGGCGATGGTCAACCACGGCCTGCCCATGCTGGTCGACGGGGAACCGGCCATGCAGTGGATCGCCGACCGATTCAACGGATTGCCGACGGCCCCGAACTGCGGGCGCTTCTAA
- the ahcY gene encoding adenosylhomocysteinase, with amino-acid sequence MTELKVDVRNGIDYKVADLSLAEFGRKEIRLAEHEMPGLMSLRREYADVAPLKGARVSGSLHMTVQTAVLIETLVSLGAEVRWASCNIFSTQDHAAAATVVGPHGTVEEPKGVPIFAWKGETLEEYWWAAEQMLTWPAGPDGTEAPANMILDDGGDATMLVLRGAQFEKAGVVPPGEDDDSDEYKVFLALIRQRFETDKTKWTKIAESVQGVTEETTTGVLRLYQFAAAGELSFPAINVNDSVTKSKFDNKYGTRHSLIDGINRGTDVLIGGKAALVCGYGDVGKGCAEALKAQGARVAVTEIDPINALQALMDGFEVKTVEEAIGWADIVITATGNQGIITLEHMRSMKHQAILGNIGHFDDEIEMARLERDADIRRINIKPQVDEFVFPDGHSIIVLSEGRLLNLGNATGHPSFVMSNSFSNQVIAQIELWTKNDEYDNEVYRLPKHLDEKVAKIHVEALGGSLTRLTKEQAEYINVDVDGPYKPEHYRY; translated from the coding sequence ATGACTGAGTTGAAGGTCGACGTCCGCAACGGCATCGACTACAAGGTGGCCGACCTGTCGCTGGCCGAGTTCGGCCGCAAGGAAATCCGGCTGGCCGAGCACGAGATGCCCGGCCTGATGTCGTTGCGCCGCGAATACGCCGACGTCGCCCCGTTGAAGGGTGCGCGGGTTTCGGGGTCGCTGCACATGACGGTGCAGACCGCTGTGCTGATCGAGACGCTGGTGTCTCTTGGCGCTGAGGTGCGGTGGGCGTCGTGCAACATCTTTTCCACCCAGGACCACGCCGCGGCGGCGACTGTCGTGGGTCCGCACGGCACCGTCGAGGAGCCCAAGGGTGTCCCGATCTTCGCCTGGAAGGGCGAGACGCTCGAGGAGTACTGGTGGGCAGCCGAGCAGATGCTGACCTGGCCGGCCGGGCCTGATGGAACAGAGGCGCCGGCCAACATGATTCTCGACGACGGCGGTGACGCCACCATGCTGGTGCTGCGCGGCGCGCAGTTCGAGAAGGCCGGCGTGGTTCCTCCCGGCGAGGACGACGATTCCGACGAGTACAAGGTGTTTTTGGCGCTGATCCGCCAGCGCTTCGAGACCGACAAGACCAAGTGGACCAAGATCGCCGAGTCGGTCCAGGGCGTCACCGAAGAGACCACGACCGGCGTGCTGCGGCTGTATCAGTTCGCCGCGGCCGGCGAGCTGTCGTTCCCGGCGATCAACGTCAACGATTCGGTGACAAAGTCCAAGTTCGACAACAAGTACGGCACCCGGCACTCGCTGATCGACGGCATCAACCGCGGTACCGATGTGCTGATCGGCGGCAAGGCCGCTCTGGTGTGCGGCTACGGCGATGTCGGCAAGGGCTGCGCGGAGGCGCTCAAGGCTCAGGGCGCCCGCGTCGCGGTCACCGAGATCGACCCGATCAACGCGCTGCAGGCGCTGATGGACGGCTTTGAGGTCAAGACGGTCGAAGAGGCCATCGGCTGGGCCGACATCGTGATCACCGCGACCGGTAACCAGGGCATCATCACCCTCGAGCACATGCGGTCGATGAAGCACCAGGCGATCCTGGGCAACATCGGGCACTTCGACGACGAGATCGAGATGGCTCGTCTGGAGCGCGATGCCGACATCCGGCGGATCAACATCAAGCCGCAGGTCGACGAGTTCGTGTTCCCCGACGGGCATTCGATCATCGTGTTGAGTGAGGGTCGGCTGCTGAACCTGGGCAACGCGACCGGCCATCCGTCGTTCGTGATGAGCAACAGCTTCAGCAACCAGGTGATCGCACAGATCGAGTTGTGGACCAAGAACGACGAGTACGACAACGAGGTCTACCGGCTGCCCAAGCATCTCGACGAGAAGGTCGCCAAGATCCACGTCGAGGCGCTCGGCGGCTCGCTCACCAGGTTGACCAAGGAGCAGGCCGAGTACATCAACGTCGACGTCGACGGCCCGTACAAGCCGGAGCACTACCGCTACTGA